The proteins below come from a single Kosakonia sp. SMBL-WEM22 genomic window:
- the clpA gene encoding ATP-dependent Clp protease ATP-binding subunit ClpA yields MLNQELELSLNMAFARAREHRHEFMTVEHLLLALLSNPSARDALEACSVDLVALRQELEAFIEQTTPVLPMSEEERDTQPTLSFQRVLQRAVFHVQSSGRSEVSGANVLVAIFSEQESQAAYLLRKHEVSRLDVVNFISHGTRKDEPGPSSDAGSSSSSQASSEEQAGGEERMENFTTNLNQLARVGGIDPLIGRGKELERAVQVLCRRRKNNPLLVGESGVGKTAIAEGLAWRIVQGDVPEIMADCTIYSLDIGSLLAGTKYRGDFEKRFKALLKQLEQDSNSILFIDEIHTIIGAGAASGGQVDAANLIKPLLSSGKIRVMGSTTYQEFSNIFEKDRALARRFQKIDITEPSVEETVQIINGLKPKYEAHHDVRYTAKAVRAAVELAVKYINDRHLPDKAIDVIDEAGARARLMPVSKRKKTVNVADIESVVARIARIPEKSVSQSDRDTLKSLGDRLKMLVFGQDKAIEALTEAIKMSRAGLGQEHKPVGSFLFAGPTGVGKTEVTVQLSKALGIELLRFDMSEYMERHTVSRLIGAPPGYVGFDQGGLLTDAVIKHPHAVLLLDEIEKAHPDVFNILLQVMDNGTLTDNNGRKADFRNVVLVMTTNAGVRETERKSIGLIHQDNSTDAMEEIKKIFTPEFRNRLDNIIWFDHLSTEVIHQVVDKFIVELQVQLDQKGVSLEVSQEARDWLAEKGYDRAMGARPMARVIQDNLKKPLANELLFGSLVDGGQVIVTLNKEKNELEYGFHSAQKHKPEAAH; encoded by the coding sequence ATGCTCAATCAAGAACTGGAACTCAGTTTAAACATGGCTTTCGCCAGAGCGCGCGAGCACCGACATGAGTTTATGACCGTCGAGCACTTGTTACTGGCTCTGCTCAGTAACCCATCTGCCCGTGATGCGCTGGAAGCGTGTTCCGTGGATCTGGTGGCGCTGCGGCAGGAACTCGAGGCCTTCATCGAACAAACCACACCCGTCCTGCCGATGAGCGAAGAGGAGCGTGACACGCAGCCAACGCTCAGCTTCCAGCGTGTTCTGCAGCGCGCGGTGTTTCACGTTCAGTCTTCCGGACGCAGCGAAGTCTCCGGCGCGAACGTGTTGGTCGCCATTTTTAGCGAGCAGGAGTCGCAGGCGGCTTACCTGCTGCGCAAACATGAAGTCAGCCGCCTTGATGTGGTGAACTTTATCTCTCACGGCACGCGCAAAGACGAGCCGGGTCCATCCTCTGACGCGGGCAGCAGCAGTAGCAGCCAGGCGAGCAGCGAAGAGCAAGCAGGCGGGGAGGAACGTATGGAAAACTTCACCACCAATCTTAATCAGCTTGCTCGCGTAGGTGGTATCGATCCATTGATCGGTCGTGGCAAAGAGCTTGAACGCGCCGTTCAGGTGCTATGCCGCCGCCGTAAAAACAACCCGCTGTTGGTCGGGGAATCGGGCGTCGGTAAAACCGCGATTGCGGAAGGCCTGGCATGGCGAATCGTGCAGGGCGATGTGCCGGAAATTATGGCTGACTGCACCATCTATTCGCTGGATATCGGCTCGCTGCTGGCAGGTACCAAATACCGCGGCGACTTCGAAAAACGCTTTAAAGCGCTGCTGAAACAGCTTGAACAGGACAGTAACAGCATTCTGTTTATCGATGAGATCCATACCATCATCGGTGCGGGTGCTGCCTCTGGTGGGCAGGTTGATGCCGCGAACCTGATTAAGCCTCTGCTCTCCAGTGGTAAGATCCGCGTGATGGGTTCGACCACCTATCAGGAGTTCAGCAATATCTTTGAAAAAGATCGTGCGCTGGCGCGCCGCTTCCAGAAAATTGATATCACTGAACCCTCCGTGGAGGAGACGGTGCAGATTATCAATGGCCTGAAGCCGAAATATGAAGCGCACCATGATGTGCGCTACACGGCGAAAGCGGTTCGCGCTGCGGTTGAGCTGGCGGTGAAATATATTAATGATCGCCACCTGCCGGACAAAGCGATTGATGTGATCGACGAGGCTGGTGCGCGGGCGCGGCTGATGCCGGTCAGCAAACGCAAGAAAACGGTCAACGTGGCAGATATTGAATCTGTGGTTGCCCGCATCGCGCGTATTCCTGAGAAGAGCGTCTCCCAGAGCGATCGCGATACGCTGAAAAGCCTTGGCGATCGGCTGAAAATGCTGGTGTTCGGTCAGGATAAAGCCATTGAGGCCTTAACCGAAGCGATCAAGATGAGCCGTGCAGGGCTGGGTCAGGAGCATAAACCGGTTGGCTCCTTCCTGTTTGCTGGCCCAACCGGGGTCGGTAAAACGGAAGTGACAGTACAGCTGTCGAAAGCGCTGGGCATTGAGCTGTTGCGCTTTGATATGTCCGAGTACATGGAACGCCACACCGTGAGCCGCTTGATCGGTGCGCCTCCGGGCTATGTCGGCTTTGATCAAGGCGGTCTGCTCACCGACGCGGTAATCAAACATCCACATGCGGTTCTGCTGCTGGATGAGATCGAAAAAGCACACCCCGATGTCTTTAACATTCTGCTGCAGGTGATGGATAACGGGACGCTGACCGATAACAACGGGCGCAAGGCCGATTTTCGCAACGTCGTGCTGGTGATGACCACCAACGCCGGGGTGCGTGAAACCGAGCGTAAATCCATCGGCCTTATCCACCAGGATAACAGCACCGATGCGATGGAAGAGATCAAAAAGATCTTTACGCCGGAGTTCCGCAACCGTCTGGACAACATCATCTGGTTCGATCATTTGTCTACCGAGGTGATTCACCAGGTGGTCGACAAATTCATCGTCGAGCTTCAGGTGCAGCTGGATCAGAAGGGTGTTTCGCTGGAAGTCAGCCAGGAAGCACGCGACTGGCTGGCAGAGAAAGGCTACGATCGTGCAATGGGTGCCCGACCGATGGCGCGCGTCATTCAGGACAACCTGAAAAAACCGCTCGCCAACGAGCTGCTGTTCGGATCGCTGGTTGATGGCGGCCAGGTTATCGTCACGCTGAATAAAGAGAAGAATGAGCTGGAGTATGGCTTCCACAGTGCGCAGAAGCACAAACCGGAAGCAGCACATTAA
- the infA gene encoding translation initiation factor IF-1, which translates to MAKEDNIEMQGTVLETLPNTMFRVELENGHVVTAHISGKMRKNYIRILTGDKVTVELTPYDLSKGRIVFRSR; encoded by the coding sequence ATGGCCAAAGAAGACAATATTGAGATGCAGGGTACCGTTCTTGAAACGTTACCTAATACGATGTTCCGCGTAGAACTGGAAAACGGTCACGTGGTCACTGCGCATATCTCTGGTAAGATGCGTAAAAACTACATCCGTATCCTGACGGGCGATAAAGTGACTGTGGAACTGACCCCGTACGACCTGAGCAAAGGCCGCATTGTCTTCCGTAGCCGCTAA
- the aat gene encoding leucyl/phenylalanyl-tRNA--protein transferase — translation MRLVQLSRHSIAFPSPEAALREPNGLLALGGDLSPARLLMAYQRGIFPWFSPGDPILWWSPDPRAVLWPENFHVSRSMKRFHKTSPYRVTLNHAFGQVIDGCSEDRDEGTWITPDIVMAYHRLHELGHAHSIEVWEGDALVGGMYGVAQGSLFCGESMFSRCVNASKTALLVFSEEFARLGGKLIDCQVLNSHTASLGAVEIPRRDYLQHLEMLRKAPLPSHFWVPRRLFPAR, via the coding sequence ATGCGCCTGGTTCAGCTTTCTCGTCACTCTATTGCTTTTCCTTCGCCGGAAGCGGCGCTGCGCGAACCCAACGGCCTGCTGGCGCTCGGTGGCGACCTAAGCCCGGCGCGCTTGCTGATGGCCTATCAGCGCGGGATTTTCCCGTGGTTTTCACCGGGCGATCCTATTCTCTGGTGGTCACCCGATCCGCGCGCGGTATTGTGGCCGGAGAACTTTCACGTTAGCCGCAGCATGAAGCGCTTTCATAAAACTTCCCCCTATCGCGTGACGCTGAACCATGCATTCGGCCAGGTGATTGACGGCTGTTCGGAGGATCGCGACGAAGGCACCTGGATTACGCCCGATATCGTTATGGCCTACCATCGTCTGCATGAACTGGGTCATGCGCACTCGATTGAAGTGTGGGAAGGAGATGCGCTAGTAGGTGGGATGTATGGTGTCGCGCAGGGCTCGCTTTTCTGCGGTGAGTCGATGTTCAGCCGATGCGTGAATGCCTCGAAAACTGCCCTGCTGGTCTTTAGCGAAGAGTTTGCGAGGCTTGGCGGTAAATTGATCGACTGCCAGGTGCTTAATAGCCACACCGCTTCCCTTGGCGCAGTGGAAATCCCCCGTCGCGACTATCTGCAACATCTCGAGATGCTGCGTAAAGCGCCGCTGCCTTCGCACTTTTGGGTGCCCCGGCGGCTCTTTCCGGCTCGTTGA
- the cydC gene encoding cysteine/glutathione ABC transporter ATP-binding protein/permease CydC, producing the protein MRALLPYLALYKRHKWMLTLGVVLAVVTLLASIGLLTLSGWFLSASAVVGVAGLYSFNYMLPAAGVRGAAITRTAGRYFERLVSHDATFRVLEHLRVTTFSKLLPLSPAGLARFRQGDVLNRVVADVDTLDHLYLRVISPLVGALVVIIVVLVGLSVLDLSLALTLSGIMLATLLILPPLFYRAGKATGENLTALRGLYRQQLTSWLQGQAELTIFGASQRYREQLENTELNWHEAQRRQSDLSAVSQALMLTISGAAVVVMLWFASGDVGGNTEPGALIALFVFCALAAFEALAPVTGAFQHLGQVIASAKRVTQLTDCQPEVTFPATRTTVPQQVSVALADVSFSYPGQPQRALDNLSVSIAAGEHVAILGRTGCGKSTFLQLLTRAWDPQQGEIHLQDRPLRSYAEADLRALITMVPQRVHLFSATLRDNLLLASPQASDELLSATLQRVGLEKLLDENGLNAWLGEGGRQLSGGELRRLAIARALLHDAPLVLLDEPTEGLDASTENQILDLINEAMKGKTLLMVTHRLRGLVNYDRIIVMDNAQIIEQGNHAALMAKQGRYYQFKQRL; encoded by the coding sequence ATGCGCGCCTTGCTGCCTTATCTCGCATTATATAAACGCCATAAATGGATGCTGACGCTGGGCGTGGTGCTGGCGGTCGTTACGTTGCTGGCGAGTATTGGGCTGTTAACGCTTTCCGGCTGGTTCCTCTCGGCATCAGCAGTAGTTGGCGTTGCCGGGCTGTACAGTTTTAACTATATGCTGCCCGCCGCCGGTGTGCGCGGGGCGGCGATCACCCGTACCGCCGGGCGCTATTTCGAGCGGCTGGTCAGCCATGATGCCACCTTCCGCGTGCTGGAACATCTGCGCGTCACTACCTTCAGCAAGCTGCTACCCCTTTCCCCCGCCGGACTGGCGCGTTTTCGTCAGGGTGATGTGCTAAACCGCGTGGTTGCCGATGTCGATACGCTTGATCACCTCTATCTGCGCGTCATTTCGCCGCTGGTGGGCGCGCTGGTGGTGATTATTGTGGTGCTGGTCGGCCTGAGCGTCCTTGATCTTTCGCTGGCGTTGACGTTGAGCGGCATTATGCTGGCAACGCTGCTTATTCTGCCGCCCCTCTTCTATCGCGCCGGCAAAGCGACGGGTGAAAATCTTACCGCGCTGCGCGGGCTGTATCGCCAGCAATTGACCAGCTGGTTACAGGGGCAGGCAGAGCTCACCATTTTTGGTGCCAGCCAGCGTTACCGCGAGCAGCTGGAAAATACCGAATTAAACTGGCACGAGGCGCAGCGTCGCCAGTCTGATTTGAGCGCAGTGTCGCAGGCGCTGATGCTGACAATCAGCGGCGCAGCGGTAGTTGTCATGCTGTGGTTCGCCTCCGGTGATGTCGGCGGTAATACCGAGCCCGGCGCGCTGATCGCTCTCTTTGTCTTCTGTGCGCTGGCGGCATTCGAAGCGCTCGCTCCGGTGACCGGCGCGTTCCAGCATCTTGGGCAAGTTATCGCCTCTGCTAAGCGGGTGACGCAGCTTACCGATTGTCAGCCGGAAGTGACTTTTCCGGCAACGCGCACAACCGTGCCGCAGCAGGTTAGCGTGGCGCTTGCCGACGTCTCATTTAGCTATCCGGGACAACCGCAGCGGGCGCTGGATAATCTCAGCGTGTCAATTGCTGCAGGCGAACATGTCGCCATTTTAGGCCGCACAGGCTGTGGTAAATCGACGTTTTTGCAACTGCTTACGCGAGCATGGGACCCGCAGCAGGGCGAGATTCATTTACAGGATCGTCCATTACGCTCGTATGCCGAGGCCGATCTGCGCGCTCTCATCACCATGGTGCCGCAGCGCGTCCATCTCTTCAGCGCTACGCTGCGCGATAACTTACTGCTGGCCTCACCACAGGCAAGCGATGAGTTGCTGAGCGCGACGCTTCAACGCGTGGGGCTGGAGAAGCTGCTGGATGAGAATGGCCTTAACGCCTGGCTCGGTGAAGGTGGGCGTCAGCTCTCCGGCGGTGAACTGCGTCGCCTGGCGATTGCCCGCGCACTGTTGCATGATGCTCCACTGGTGTTGCTGGATGAGCCAACCGAAGGGCTCGACGCCTCGACGGAGAATCAAATCCTTGATCTTATTAATGAAGCGATGAAAGGTAAAACCCTGCTAATGGTCACGCATCGTCTGCGCGGGCTGGTAAATTACGATCGGATAATTGTAATGGACAACGCGCAAATAATTGAGCAAGGTAATCACGCAGCGTTAATGGCGAAACAGGGGCGGTACTACCAGTTTAAGCAGCGTCTGTAG
- the cydD gene encoding cysteine/glutathione ABC transporter permease/ATP-binding protein CydD produces the protein MNKTRQQELTRWLKQQSIISRRWLTLSRLLGVVSGVLIVAQAWLLASILNHMIIEHIPREAMLLPFALLVLVFILRSWVVWLRERVGFHAGVQIRFVIRRLVLDRLQQAGPAWIQGKPAGSWATLILEQIDDMHDFYARYLPQMALAASVPLLIVITLLPINWAAALILLGTAPLIPLFMAMVGMGAADANRRNFKALARLSGHFLDRLRGMETLRIFGRGEAETESIRRASQDFRSRTMEVLRLAFLSSGVLEFFASLSIALVAVYFGFSYLGELNFGHYGTGVTLFAGFLALVLAPEFFQPLRDLGTFYHAKAQAVGAADSLKTFMEAPLAHPQRGDITLNAGEPVTLTAEDLIVKSPEGVVLAGPLTFTLSSKERVVVVGRSGSGKSSLINALSGFLPYEGSLRVNGVELSALDPDSWRNAISWVGQNPQLPAATLRENVLLSCPDASEAALQAALDKAWVSEFLPLLPEGLETQPGDQAVRLSVGQAQRVAVARAMLSSCQLLLLDEPSASLDAQSEQRVMQALTAASHQQTTLMVTHQLENLAEWDAVWVMQEGRIVEQGSYGELAAAGGVFAALLAHRQEEI, from the coding sequence ATGAATAAAACCCGTCAGCAAGAACTCACTCGCTGGTTAAAACAGCAAAGCATTATCTCCCGTCGTTGGTTGACGCTCTCCCGCCTGCTTGGCGTAGTCAGCGGCGTCCTGATCGTCGCGCAAGCGTGGCTACTCGCCAGCATTCTCAACCATATGATTATCGAGCACATTCCTCGCGAGGCAATGCTGCTGCCCTTCGCGCTGCTGGTGCTGGTCTTTATTCTGCGCAGTTGGGTAGTCTGGCTGCGCGAGCGGGTAGGATTTCATGCCGGCGTGCAGATCCGCTTCGTAATACGCCGTTTGGTGCTGGACCGCCTACAGCAGGCCGGACCGGCGTGGATACAGGGGAAACCCGCCGGCAGTTGGGCGACGCTTATCCTTGAGCAAATCGATGATATGCATGACTTTTACGCCCGCTATCTGCCGCAAATGGCGCTGGCAGCGAGCGTACCGCTGTTGATTGTTATCACCCTTTTGCCGATTAACTGGGCTGCGGCGCTGATCCTGCTGGGCACCGCACCGCTGATCCCGCTGTTTATGGCGATGGTCGGTATGGGCGCAGCCGATGCCAACCGCCGCAACTTTAAAGCGCTGGCGCGCCTGAGCGGCCACTTCCTTGATCGCTTGCGCGGCATGGAGACGCTGCGCATTTTTGGCCGTGGCGAAGCGGAAACGGAAAGCATCCGCCGCGCGTCGCAGGATTTTCGTAGCCGCACGATGGAAGTGCTGCGCCTGGCGTTTCTCTCTTCCGGCGTACTTGAGTTTTTCGCCTCTCTCTCCATTGCGCTGGTCGCCGTTTACTTTGGCTTCTCCTATCTGGGCGAACTCAATTTCGGTCATTACGGCACTGGCGTCACGCTGTTTGCCGGCTTCCTGGCGCTGGTGCTGGCACCGGAGTTTTTCCAGCCGCTGCGCGATCTCGGCACCTTTTACCACGCGAAAGCGCAGGCAGTAGGCGCAGCGGATAGTCTGAAAACCTTTATGGAAGCGCCCCTCGCCCATCCGCAACGCGGCGATATCACGCTCAACGCGGGTGAACCTGTCACCCTGACGGCAGAGGATCTGATCGTTAAATCGCCAGAAGGCGTAGTGCTGGCCGGGCCACTCACCTTTACCCTCTCTTCCAAAGAGCGGGTAGTGGTGGTCGGGCGCAGCGGATCGGGGAAAAGCTCGCTGATTAACGCGCTGTCAGGATTTCTGCCTTATGAAGGCTCGCTGCGTGTTAACGGCGTTGAATTGAGCGCCCTCGATCCTGATAGTTGGCGCAACGCGATAAGCTGGGTCGGTCAAAACCCACAGCTGCCCGCAGCCACCCTGCGCGAGAATGTACTGTTATCATGCCCGGATGCCAGCGAAGCGGCACTACAGGCCGCGCTGGACAAGGCCTGGGTGAGCGAGTTTCTGCCGCTGTTACCGGAAGGGCTGGAGACGCAGCCTGGCGATCAGGCGGTCCGGCTCTCCGTCGGCCAGGCGCAGCGTGTTGCCGTCGCCCGCGCCATGCTCTCCTCATGTCAGCTATTGCTGTTGGATGAACCCTCTGCCAGCCTTGATGCTCAAAGCGAGCAGCGCGTGATGCAGGCGTTAACCGCCGCTTCCCATCAGCAGACGACACTGATGGTGACCCACCAGCTGGAAAACCTCGCCGAGTGGGACGCCGTTTGGGTGATGCAGGAGGGGCGTATTGTTGAACAGGGCAGCTATGGCGAGCTTGCTGCCGCCGGAGGCGTGTTTGCCGCGCTGCTGGCACACCGTCAGGAGGAGATTTAA
- the trxB gene encoding thioredoxin-disulfide reductase, producing MGTAKHSKLLILGSGPAGYTAAVYAARANLQPVLITGMEKGGQLTTTTEVENWPGDPHDLTGPGLMERMHEHATKFDTEIIFDHINSVDLQNRPFRLIGDSAEYTCDALIIATGASARYLGLASEEAYKGRGVSACATCDGFFYRNQKVAVIGGGNTAVEEALYLANIASEVHLIHRRDTFRAEKILIKRLMDKVESGNIVLHTHRTLEEVTGDQMGVSGLRLRDTQNADNVESLEVAGLFVAIGHSPNTAIFDGQLELENGYIKVQSGIHGNATQTSVPGVFAAGDVMDHIYRQAITSAGTGCMAALDAERYLDGLADLK from the coding sequence ATGGGGACGGCCAAACACAGTAAGCTGCTTATCCTTGGTTCAGGCCCTGCCGGTTATACCGCAGCGGTCTATGCTGCGCGTGCAAACCTGCAGCCGGTGCTGATCACCGGTATGGAAAAAGGCGGTCAGCTCACCACCACCACTGAAGTGGAAAACTGGCCGGGCGACCCGCACGATCTGACCGGCCCGGGTCTGATGGAGCGCATGCATGAACATGCGACCAAATTTGATACTGAAATCATTTTTGACCATATCAACAGCGTCGATTTACAGAATCGTCCTTTCCGCCTGATTGGCGATAGCGCCGAGTACACCTGCGACGCACTGATTATCGCCACCGGTGCCTCCGCGCGCTATTTAGGCCTCGCCTCTGAAGAGGCCTATAAAGGGCGCGGTGTTTCCGCCTGCGCCACCTGCGACGGTTTCTTCTACCGCAACCAGAAGGTCGCGGTCATCGGTGGCGGCAACACCGCAGTTGAAGAGGCGCTCTATCTGGCGAATATCGCCTCTGAAGTGCACCTGATCCATCGCCGCGATACTTTCCGCGCGGAGAAAATCCTGATTAAGCGCCTGATGGATAAAGTGGAGAGCGGCAATATCGTGCTGCATACGCACCGTACGCTGGAAGAAGTGACAGGCGATCAGATGGGCGTCAGCGGTCTGCGCCTGCGCGATACGCAAAACGCAGATAATGTCGAGTCGCTGGAGGTTGCCGGTCTGTTTGTCGCCATCGGCCACAGCCCGAACACCGCGATCTTTGATGGTCAGCTTGAGCTGGAAAATGGCTACATCAAAGTGCAGTCCGGTATTCATGGTAACGCGACGCAAACCAGCGTTCCCGGCGTGTTTGCCGCGGGCGACGTGATGGATCACATCTATCGTCAGGCGATCACCTCCGCAGGCACCGGCTGTATGGCTGCACTGGATGCTGAACGCTATCTCGATGGGCTGGCGGATCTGAAATAA
- the lrp gene encoding leucine-responsive transcriptional regulator Lrp has protein sequence MVDSKKRPGKDLDRIDRNILNELQKDGRISNVELSKRVGLSPTPCLERVRRLERQGFIQGYTALLNPHYLDASLLVFVEITLNRGAPDVFEQFNAAVQKLEEIQECHLVSGDFDYLLKTRVPDMSAYRKLLGETLLRLPGVNDTRTYVVMEEVKQSNRLVIKTR, from the coding sequence ATGGTAGATAGCAAGAAGCGCCCTGGCAAAGATCTCGACCGCATTGACCGCAATATTTTAAATGAGCTGCAAAAAGATGGGCGTATTTCCAACGTCGAGCTTTCTAAACGAGTAGGACTTTCTCCAACGCCATGCCTTGAGCGCGTGCGCAGGCTGGAGAGACAAGGGTTTATTCAGGGCTATACGGCGCTGCTTAACCCGCATTATCTGGATGCATCACTGCTGGTCTTCGTTGAGATTACTCTGAATCGTGGCGCGCCGGATGTATTTGAACAATTCAACGCTGCAGTGCAAAAACTTGAAGAAATTCAGGAGTGTCATCTGGTTTCAGGTGATTTTGACTACTTGTTGAAAACGCGCGTACCGGATATGTCGGCCTACCGCAAACTGCTGGGCGAAACGCTGTTGCGCCTGCCAGGCGTAAACGACACCCGCACCTACGTGGTGATGGAAGAGGTCAAGCAGAGTAATCGTCTGGTTATTAAGACGCGCTAA